Proteins encoded by one window of Paenibacillus sp. DCT19:
- the murD gene encoding UDP-N-acetylmuramoyl-L-alanine--D-glutamate ligase, producing the protein MNHPESYRGQQIVVLGLAKSGVQVAKVLHHVGAIVTVNDKKEREQCPEASELEALGISVVCGGHPDDLIHSDVKLVVKNPGIPYQAPPVQQALNLGIEVVTEVEVAYHLCAAPMIGITGSNGKTTTTTWVGKMLQHAGLQPIVAGNIGTPLSEAAQQATADNWMVVELSSFQLKGTSDFRPRIASLLNVAETHLDYHGDMDDYVASKAKLFSNQQSDDIAILNWDDPVCRGLIPYIKSKLLPFSMTEKLETGVYADPSYVDGEEDDVKRQVIYADEQGHRHVIVDVENIGIPGRFNVENALAAVAIAVSAGADPAVLATPLIEFKGVEHRLEYVLQHNGATYFNNSKATNSKATVMALNSFKEPVVLIAGGLDRGSDMMELLPLFQERVKAVVALGENRAKIAHVAELAGLKQIKVVDNEEDAAKTLTAAVQEASRLAAPGDVVLLSPACASWDMFASYEERGRIFKEAAHNL; encoded by the coding sequence ATGAACCATCCTGAATCGTATCGCGGACAACAAATCGTTGTGCTGGGACTTGCCAAGAGTGGTGTGCAAGTAGCCAAAGTACTGCATCACGTTGGAGCAATTGTCACAGTAAATGATAAAAAAGAAAGAGAACAGTGTCCCGAAGCATCCGAATTGGAGGCTTTGGGAATTTCTGTTGTATGCGGAGGACATCCGGATGATCTGATCCACAGTGATGTAAAGCTAGTGGTTAAGAATCCTGGAATTCCTTATCAAGCACCACCCGTTCAGCAAGCATTGAATTTAGGCATCGAGGTAGTGACTGAAGTGGAAGTTGCCTATCACCTGTGTGCTGCTCCGATGATTGGAATTACGGGTTCCAATGGCAAAACTACCACGACGACGTGGGTAGGCAAAATGCTTCAGCATGCGGGCTTACAGCCTATCGTTGCTGGTAATATCGGAACCCCGCTTTCGGAGGCAGCACAACAGGCTACGGCCGATAATTGGATGGTTGTGGAACTTAGTAGCTTCCAGCTCAAAGGCACTAGTGATTTCCGTCCACGTATTGCTAGTTTGCTCAACGTAGCTGAGACTCACTTGGACTACCATGGGGATATGGATGATTATGTAGCTTCCAAAGCCAAGTTGTTCTCCAATCAGCAATCAGATGATATCGCCATTTTGAATTGGGATGATCCTGTATGTCGTGGACTAATACCTTACATCAAGAGCAAACTGCTTCCGTTCTCCATGACCGAGAAGTTAGAAACAGGCGTATATGCTGATCCTTCTTATGTGGATGGAGAAGAAGATGATGTGAAGCGTCAGGTGATTTATGCGGATGAGCAAGGTCATCGTCATGTGATTGTTGATGTGGAGAATATCGGCATTCCCGGAAGATTCAATGTAGAGAACGCGCTGGCAGCGGTAGCTATAGCGGTATCCGCTGGAGCTGATCCTGCTGTGCTTGCAACTCCTCTAATCGAGTTCAAGGGAGTTGAGCATCGACTTGAATATGTGTTGCAACATAATGGAGCTACATACTTCAATAACTCCAAAGCAACCAATTCCAAAGCTACGGTTATGGCGCTGAATTCTTTCAAAGAGCCCGTTGTACTTATAGCAGGCGGACTCGATCGGGGTTCAGATATGATGGAGCTCTTACCACTGTTCCAGGAACGAGTTAAGGCTGTTGTTGCACTTGGTGAAAATCGTGCGAAAATCGCTCATGTAGCTGAATTGGCTGGGTTAAAGCAAATTAAGGTCGTCGATAATGAAGAGGACGCTGCCAAGACGTTAACCGCTGCGGTGCAGGAAGCATCTCGGCTTGCGGCTCCAGGTGATGTAGTTCTTTTGTCACCAGCATGCGCAAGTTGGGACATGTTTGCATCCTATGAAGAGCGGGGACGCATTTTTAAAGAGGCGGCGCATAACTTGTAA
- the mraY gene encoding phospho-N-acetylmuramoyl-pentapeptide-transferase codes for MDFQVLLLTIGVSFILAVIAAPLLIPLLRRMKFGQQVREDGPQSHLKKSGTPTMGGVVILLAFTLAFLKFSAVKNTDFYVLLVATLGFGLIGFLDDYIKIVFKRSLGLTARQKMLGQLFFSAVMCYLLIQNGHSTAISIPGTSVSFDWTGWFYYPFVVFMMLAITNAVNFTDGLDGLLSGISAIAFGAFAIVAMQATSMPAAVCAAAMIGAVLGFLVYNAHPAKVFMGDTGSLGIGGAIGAVAIVTKTELLFVIIGGVFVIEILSVVIQVISFKTRGKRVFKMSPIHHHFELSGWSEWRVVITFWAVGAILAALGLYLNKGL; via the coding sequence ATGGATTTCCAGGTATTACTGTTAACAATCGGCGTTTCATTTATTCTGGCGGTGATTGCCGCACCGCTCCTGATTCCATTGCTGCGACGTATGAAATTCGGGCAGCAGGTACGGGAGGATGGCCCACAGAGCCATCTCAAAAAAAGCGGAACACCGACAATGGGCGGAGTCGTGATTTTGCTCGCGTTCACATTGGCATTTTTGAAATTTTCAGCAGTTAAGAATACAGACTTCTATGTCCTGCTTGTAGCTACACTGGGCTTTGGTCTGATTGGATTCTTAGATGATTACATCAAGATCGTATTTAAACGTTCACTTGGACTGACAGCTAGACAAAAAATGCTCGGTCAGTTGTTCTTCAGTGCAGTGATGTGTTACTTGTTAATTCAAAATGGACACAGCACGGCAATCTCCATCCCAGGTACATCGGTTTCCTTCGATTGGACCGGATGGTTCTATTATCCGTTTGTGGTCTTCATGATGCTTGCGATCACCAATGCGGTGAACTTTACCGATGGACTAGACGGATTGTTATCCGGGATTAGCGCTATAGCCTTCGGAGCATTTGCGATTGTTGCGATGCAAGCAACTTCGATGCCTGCTGCGGTGTGTGCGGCTGCCATGATTGGTGCTGTACTTGGTTTTCTAGTATACAACGCACATCCTGCCAAAGTATTTATGGGAGATACCGGTTCTCTTGGGATCGGTGGTGCAATTGGTGCAGTAGCTATAGTAACCAAGACAGAACTGCTTTTCGTCATTATCGGCGGTGTGTTCGTGATTGAGATTCTATCTGTAGTTATTCAGGTGATATCTTTCAAAACACGAGGCAAACGTGTGTTCAAAATGAGTCCTATTCATCACCACTTTGAATTAAGTGGATGGTCTGAATGGAGAGTTGTTATTACCTTTTGGGCGGTAGGCGCAATTCTGGCCGCTCTTGGACTTTATCTCAACAAGGGGTTGTAG
- the murF gene encoding UDP-N-acetylmuramoyl-tripeptide--D-alanyl-D-alanine ligase, giving the protein MKRTLAQLAEMCGGTLCDTAAYGETLVEGVFTDSRKRAVGSLFIPLVGERFDGHEFVQTCLETGAAAALWQKDHGAAPDGAIILVDDTLLALQALASAYLNESRASVVGITGSNGKTTTKDIVDAVLSTTYKVHKTQGNFNNHIGLPLTVLSMNEDTEIIILEMGMSGRGEIEVLSKIAQPDVAIITNIGESHLLQLGSRLEIARAKAEIAAGMKPSGVLIYNGDEPLIAQVLAEPSTIQPNDMQRVTFGLQTDNDDYPTGIMNAPSGVVFTSKQSGEAAYALPLLGTHNVVNCLAALAVARHFGVKSEQVADGLSRLKLTGMRIEVLQSSSGLTILNDAYNASPTSMKAAVDVLESLRGYRFKVAVLGDMLELGPQEEELHYGIGSYVTPDKMDMVLTYGSLAASIAEGARQHMPAEAVLAFEDKEELTRYLMEKLQPRDVVLFKASRGMKLEDVVEALKIAPLQK; this is encoded by the coding sequence ATAAAACGAACATTGGCACAATTGGCGGAGATGTGCGGAGGAACGTTGTGTGACACTGCCGCATATGGTGAGACGCTTGTAGAAGGCGTATTTACAGACTCACGTAAGCGAGCGGTCGGCAGCTTGTTTATTCCGCTTGTGGGTGAGAGGTTTGACGGGCACGAATTTGTGCAAACCTGTTTAGAGACAGGAGCTGCAGCTGCGTTGTGGCAAAAGGATCATGGTGCTGCTCCTGACGGAGCAATCATCCTTGTTGATGATACACTGCTCGCACTACAGGCACTTGCATCGGCTTATCTGAACGAGAGTCGTGCATCTGTCGTAGGTATTACAGGCAGTAATGGTAAAACCACAACAAAAGACATTGTGGATGCAGTTCTGTCTACGACGTACAAAGTACACAAAACGCAAGGTAACTTTAATAATCATATCGGTTTGCCATTGACCGTTCTGTCCATGAACGAAGACACCGAAATTATTATTTTGGAGATGGGCATGAGTGGACGGGGAGAGATTGAAGTTCTATCCAAGATCGCCCAGCCTGATGTGGCAATCATTACGAATATTGGAGAATCTCATCTACTTCAGTTGGGGTCTCGTTTGGAGATTGCTAGAGCCAAAGCTGAAATTGCGGCAGGCATGAAGCCTAGCGGTGTGTTGATCTACAACGGAGACGAGCCGTTAATCGCTCAAGTGCTGGCTGAACCATCAACGATACAGCCAAATGACATGCAGCGAGTAACGTTTGGACTTCAAACCGATAATGACGATTACCCGACAGGGATCATGAACGCTCCGAGTGGCGTTGTTTTTACGAGTAAGCAATCGGGAGAAGCAGCCTATGCACTTCCGCTGTTAGGTACGCATAATGTGGTGAATTGTCTGGCAGCCCTTGCTGTTGCGCGTCATTTCGGTGTGAAATCTGAGCAGGTTGCTGACGGGTTGTCCCGATTAAAGCTCACAGGTATGCGTATTGAGGTACTCCAGTCCTCCAGTGGACTCACGATACTTAATGATGCGTATAATGCTAGTCCAACTTCAATGAAAGCAGCGGTGGATGTTCTTGAAAGTTTACGAGGATATCGTTTCAAAGTCGCTGTACTAGGAGATATGCTTGAACTAGGGCCCCAAGAGGAAGAGCTTCACTATGGCATTGGGTCATATGTGACTCCAGATAAGATGGATATGGTACTGACATATGGCTCTCTTGCTGCAAGTATCGCTGAAGGGGCTAGGCAGCATATGCCTGCAGAAGCCGTTCTTGCCTTTGAGGATAAAGAGGAACTGACCCGTTACCTTATGGAGAAGCTCCAGCCAAGAGATGTTGTCTTGTTCAAGGCTTCCCGGGGAATGAAGCTTGAGGACGTGGTCGAAGCACTAAAAATAGCACCATTACAGAAATGA
- a CDS encoding UDP-N-acetylmuramoyl-L-alanyl-D-glutamate--2,6-diaminopimelate ligase: protein MLLKQLASKLITARLNGEPNTECTNLQTDSRQVQPGDLFICLPGHTVDGHDYAEKAVQSGAAALVVERLLDLPVPQLLVRDSRVAMAVLADFFFDSPSHKMNMIGVTGTNGKTTTTYLIEKIMSDYGQNTGLIGTIQMRYAGRTYPMSGTTPEALDLQRSLHDMVQSGTQCCVMEVSSHALEQGRVKGTEFRTAVFTNLTQDHLDYHHSMEEYRAAKGLFFARLGNGYAEEASKRKFAVINADDPAADYFISVTAAEVITYGMGENADVRASQISITSQGTAFHVDTFAGSTDISLRMVGKFNVYNAMAAIAAALIEGIPLEEIKRSLETVPGVDGRVEAVDAGQPFAVIVDYAHTPDGLENVLKTVKEFAEGRVICVFGCGGDRDRTKRPLMGKIAASYSDVVFVTSDNPRTEDPDLILKDIEQGLIEESVPADRYVMIVDRRQAIHEAIEMASPADVVLIAGKGHETYQIIGTTKTDFDDRIIAKEAIRGKSN from the coding sequence GTGCTCTTAAAACAACTTGCATCAAAACTTATAACTGCTCGTCTGAATGGTGAACCAAATACAGAGTGCACAAACTTGCAGACAGATTCTCGTCAGGTACAACCGGGAGATCTGTTTATCTGTCTTCCGGGACATACCGTGGATGGACATGATTATGCGGAGAAGGCCGTACAGTCAGGAGCCGCAGCTCTGGTTGTGGAACGACTGCTCGATCTACCCGTGCCACAGCTTCTTGTGAGAGATAGCCGCGTAGCCATGGCTGTACTTGCTGATTTCTTTTTTGACTCGCCAAGTCACAAGATGAATATGATTGGAGTAACAGGAACGAATGGTAAAACAACGACCACGTACTTGATCGAAAAAATCATGAGTGACTATGGACAAAATACAGGGCTGATCGGTACGATCCAAATGCGTTATGCCGGTCGTACGTACCCGATGTCAGGTACGACACCTGAAGCACTTGATTTGCAGCGGAGTTTGCATGATATGGTACAATCGGGTACGCAGTGCTGCGTTATGGAGGTTTCCTCTCACGCTCTTGAACAGGGTCGTGTAAAAGGAACGGAGTTCCGCACAGCGGTGTTTACCAACTTGACACAGGATCATCTAGATTACCATCATTCCATGGAAGAATATCGCGCAGCAAAAGGGTTGTTCTTTGCCCGCCTAGGCAATGGGTATGCCGAAGAAGCTTCCAAACGGAAATTTGCGGTCATTAACGCGGATGATCCGGCAGCAGATTATTTCATTTCCGTTACGGCGGCTGAAGTGATTACATATGGTATGGGTGAAAATGCAGACGTACGTGCATCCCAAATTTCAATTACTTCTCAGGGTACAGCTTTCCATGTGGATACATTTGCAGGCAGTACAGATATTTCTCTACGAATGGTTGGTAAATTCAATGTGTATAATGCCATGGCTGCAATTGCTGCAGCACTCATTGAGGGCATTCCTCTTGAAGAAATCAAACGTAGCCTGGAGACCGTGCCAGGGGTAGATGGACGTGTAGAAGCAGTTGATGCGGGACAACCGTTTGCCGTCATTGTTGACTATGCCCATACACCGGATGGATTAGAGAATGTACTTAAAACAGTCAAAGAATTTGCTGAAGGACGTGTAATCTGCGTATTTGGCTGTGGTGGCGACCGGGATCGCACCAAGCGTCCGTTGATGGGCAAAATTGCAGCTTCATATAGTGACGTCGTTTTTGTCACTTCAGATAATCCACGGACAGAGGATCCTGACCTGATTCTTAAGGACATTGAGCAAGGGCTGATTGAAGAATCCGTTCCAGCGGATCGCTATGTTATGATTGTTGATCGACGCCAGGCTATTCATGAGGCTATTGAAATGGCAAGCCCAGCCGATGTAGTATTGATTGCGGGCAAGGGTCATGAAACCTATCAGATTATCGGAACAACCAAAACCGATTTTGATGATCGAATCATAGCCAAAGAAGCGATAAGGGGCAAATCCAATTGA
- a CDS encoding stage V sporulation protein D yields the protein MKGSSVNLRRRLLWSLVVLILLFSALVIRLAYVQLGKGPELSAKAEESWRRNIPYSAKRGEILDRNGTSLAYNVTSPTIMAIPAQVKEAEVTAKALAPLLGMTEEKVLATIKKRELIVRLQPGGRKITMDKAQRIRDLKLPGIVVAEDNKRFYPYGDLAAHILGFTGIDNQGLTGVEKKYDDKLNGLNGSVSYLSDAAGRLMPGSSEKYVEPRDGLNLELTIDKSIQSIMERELDQAMVKFQANSALAIAMNPKTGEVLGMASRPGYEPADYQQYPAEIYNRNLPIWMTYEPGSTFKIITLAAALEEKKVNLQQDQFFDPGYVEVGGARLRCWKKGGHGSQTFLQVVENSCNPGFVALGQKLGKESLFSYIKNFGFGTKTGIDLSGEASGILFKLSRVGPVELATTAFGQGVSVTPIQQVAAVSAAINGGKLYKPYVTKAWVHPETGEVMEEAKPELVRQVISEDTSKQVREALESVVAKGTGRPAFIDGYRVGGKTGTAQKVINGRYSSSEHIVSFIGFAPADDPQIVVYTAVDNPKGIQFGGVVAAPIVQNILEDALHYMKVPVRKDQVAKEYKYGETKIVTVPDLTGATVEDLYEDLNMNFMLAKSGSGKYVINQAPKPGARVDQGSTIRIYMGDVLNDAHNHSAEEGQEP from the coding sequence GTGAAGGGATCAAGTGTAAATTTACGGCGCAGGCTGTTATGGAGTTTAGTTGTTTTAATCTTATTGTTCTCTGCTCTGGTGATACGACTGGCTTATGTGCAACTGGGAAAGGGGCCGGAACTGTCGGCTAAGGCGGAGGAATCGTGGCGTCGGAACATTCCGTATTCGGCAAAACGGGGAGAGATTCTGGACCGGAATGGCACCTCGCTTGCTTATAATGTGACGAGTCCAACCATCATGGCTATTCCTGCCCAGGTGAAGGAAGCAGAGGTCACCGCAAAAGCACTCGCTCCACTGCTTGGCATGACGGAAGAGAAAGTGCTGGCAACCATCAAGAAAAGAGAACTCATTGTCAGACTACAGCCCGGCGGCCGCAAAATTACGATGGATAAAGCTCAACGCATCCGTGATTTGAAGCTTCCGGGTATCGTTGTTGCAGAGGACAATAAACGCTTCTATCCTTATGGTGATTTGGCTGCTCATATTCTTGGGTTTACTGGGATCGACAATCAAGGTTTAACCGGGGTAGAGAAAAAGTATGATGATAAGCTTAATGGCTTGAACGGCAGCGTGTCCTACTTGTCCGATGCGGCCGGAAGGCTAATGCCGGGCTCATCTGAGAAGTATGTGGAACCGAGGGACGGGCTGAATCTGGAGCTTACGATCGACAAGTCCATTCAGTCTATCATGGAGCGCGAGTTAGATCAGGCGATGGTCAAGTTTCAAGCAAACTCTGCGCTTGCCATTGCCATGAATCCCAAAACGGGTGAAGTGCTGGGAATGGCTAGTAGACCGGGATATGAGCCTGCTGACTATCAACAGTATCCTGCGGAGATTTATAACCGCAATCTGCCAATCTGGATGACATATGAGCCAGGTTCAACGTTTAAGATCATCACTTTAGCAGCAGCACTGGAAGAAAAGAAAGTGAATCTGCAGCAGGATCAGTTTTTTGATCCCGGATATGTAGAGGTTGGCGGTGCAAGGTTACGCTGTTGGAAGAAGGGCGGGCATGGGAGCCAGACATTCTTACAGGTTGTCGAGAACTCTTGCAACCCTGGATTCGTAGCTTTGGGTCAAAAGCTAGGGAAGGAATCGCTCTTCTCGTATATTAAAAACTTTGGATTTGGTACCAAAACGGGCATCGATCTTAGTGGTGAAGCGAGTGGAATTCTATTCAAGCTCTCACGAGTAGGTCCTGTGGAACTGGCAACCACTGCATTTGGTCAGGGTGTATCTGTGACCCCGATCCAGCAAGTTGCAGCAGTCTCTGCTGCGATTAATGGTGGTAAGCTCTACAAGCCTTATGTTACCAAGGCGTGGGTTCATCCTGAGACAGGTGAAGTGATGGAGGAAGCTAAGCCAGAGCTTGTAAGGCAAGTCATTTCGGAGGATACGTCCAAACAAGTGCGTGAAGCGTTAGAGAGTGTTGTCGCAAAAGGAACCGGTCGACCAGCCTTTATTGATGGCTATCGTGTAGGTGGTAAAACGGGAACAGCACAAAAGGTTATTAATGGGCGCTATTCTTCCAGTGAACATATTGTATCCTTCATCGGCTTTGCCCCAGCAGATGATCCTCAGATTGTCGTGTATACCGCTGTGGATAATCCTAAGGGAATTCAATTCGGTGGTGTGGTAGCAGCGCCGATTGTACAAAATATTTTAGAGGATGCACTTCACTATATGAAAGTTCCTGTGCGTAAGGATCAAGTTGCCAAAGAATATAAATATGGTGAAACTAAAATCGTAACCGTACCTGATTTAACAGGCGCGACGGTTGAGGACTTGTACGAGGATCTGAATATGAACTTCATGCTCGCGAAGTCCGGCAGCGGGAAATATGTAATTAATCAAGCACCTAAGCCTGGAGCACGTGTTGATCAAGGTTCAACCATACGTATCTATATGGGCGATGTCCTGAACGATGCTCATAATCATTCAGCAGAAGAAGGTCAGGAACCTTGA